One Desulfovibrio sp. ZJ209 genomic window carries:
- a CDS encoding IMP cyclohydrolase, translating into MPDLKAMYSTIRKDAFPDTMTILLGDERLVYEKRTWALDNEEKGLRYGENPDQPAALYALKEGSPTLGGLSWRGPKHGIVSRMDEAQMIQAGKHPGKTNLTDVDNGANILQYLTERPAAVILKHNNPCGAAWVAEGEGGVAEAVTRAYWSDRIAAFGGAVVVNRPLTKAAAETIAASYFEVVAAPAFEEGAVDILKGRKNLRIMELPGLGRLEELTGSAWLDIKSLADGGIIVQKSFQNRILTDADFLPATARTKDGVEVVARAPDHKELSDLRFAWAVEAGVTSNSVIFARDGATVAIGTGEQDRVGCVELTIHKAMTKYADSLAFRECGLSLYELEQKAAGDPALEEKLTDIRTRTREARGGLPGSRLVSDGFFPFRDGVDVAIAQGVTAIAQPGGSLRDAEVIMACNEAVPQVAMVFTGQRSFKH; encoded by the coding sequence ATGCCCGACCTCAAAGCCATGTATTCCACCATCCGCAAGGATGCCTTCCCGGACACCATGACCATCCTCCTCGGCGACGAGCGCCTGGTCTATGAAAAGCGCACATGGGCCCTCGATAACGAGGAAAAGGGCCTGCGCTACGGCGAAAACCCGGACCAGCCCGCCGCCCTTTACGCCCTGAAGGAAGGCTCGCCCACGCTCGGCGGCCTTTCCTGGCGCGGCCCAAAGCACGGCATCGTCTCGCGCATGGACGAGGCGCAGATGATCCAGGCCGGCAAGCATCCCGGCAAGACCAACCTCACGGACGTGGACAACGGCGCCAACATCCTGCAATACCTCACCGAGCGCCCGGCCGCGGTCATTCTCAAGCACAACAACCCCTGCGGCGCGGCCTGGGTGGCGGAGGGCGAGGGCGGCGTGGCCGAGGCCGTCACCCGCGCCTACTGGAGCGACCGCATTGCGGCTTTCGGCGGCGCGGTGGTGGTCAACCGGCCGCTCACCAAGGCCGCCGCCGAGACCATCGCGGCCAGCTACTTCGAGGTGGTGGCCGCGCCGGCCTTCGAGGAGGGCGCCGTGGACATCCTCAAGGGCCGCAAGAACCTGCGCATCATGGAGCTGCCGGGCCTCGGGCGCCTTGAGGAGCTCACGGGCTCGGCGTGGCTCGACATCAAGAGCCTCGCCGACGGCGGCATCATCGTCCAGAAATCCTTCCAGAACCGCATCCTCACGGATGCGGACTTCCTGCCGGCCACGGCGCGCACCAAGGACGGCGTGGAGGTCGTGGCGCGCGCGCCCGACCACAAGGAGCTTTCCGACCTGCGCTTCGCCTGGGCGGTGGAGGCGGGCGTCACTTCCAACTCGGTCATTTTCGCCCGCGACGGCGCGACGGTCGCCATCGGCACCGGCGAGCAGGACCGCGTGGGCTGCGTGGAGCTCACCATCCACAAGGCCATGACCAAGTATGCGGACAGCCTCGCCTTCCGCGAATGCGGCCTCTCGCTCTACGAGCTTGAGCAAAAGGCCGCCGGCGATCCGGCCCTTGAGGAAAAGCTCACTGACATCCGCACGCGCACCCGCGAGGCGCGCGGGGGGCTCCCCGGCTCGCGCCTCGTGTCGGACGGCTTCTTCCCCTTCCGCGACGGCGTGGATGTGGCCATCGCCCAGGGCGTCACCGCCATCGCCCAGCCCGGCGGCTCCCTGCGCGACGCCGAGGTCATCATGGCCTGCAACGAGGCCGTCCCGCAGGTGGCCATGGTCTTCACCGGCCAGCGGTCCTTCAAGCATTAG
- a CDS encoding carbohydrate kinase family protein has product MSIYVSGSLAFDRIMTFPGNFQDHILMDKLHMLNVSFMVDRMEERNGGCAGNIAYSLALLGEKPVIVSSAGRDFDAYAARLRELGLPLDGIRRDPAVFTALCYITTDMNSNQITGFYPGAMNVPSDYSFPDLDADKDIAIISPGNVEDMCRLPAFFREHGVPYIFDPGQQLPVLSGSDLRAAIEGSFACITNDYELNMICKATGMSEDELLGRTLWLVTTLGAAGCRVRGADGTDVRVASVPVERVVDPTGAGDAQRAGLIKGLAAGLAMPEAARLGSVSASFAIERMGTQEHRYTPREFQKRYEAAFGAWPAELIVAW; this is encoded by the coding sequence ATGTCCATCTATGTTTCCGGCTCCCTGGCCTTTGACCGCATCATGACCTTTCCCGGCAACTTTCAGGATCACATCCTCATGGACAAGCTGCACATGCTCAATGTGAGCTTCATGGTGGATCGCATGGAGGAGCGCAACGGCGGCTGTGCCGGCAATATCGCCTATTCGCTGGCCCTGCTCGGCGAGAAGCCGGTCATCGTGTCCTCGGCGGGCCGCGATTTCGACGCCTATGCCGCGCGCCTGCGGGAACTCGGCCTGCCGCTGGACGGCATCCGCCGCGACCCGGCCGTGTTCACGGCGCTCTGCTACATCACCACGGACATGAACAGCAACCAGATCACGGGCTTCTATCCCGGCGCCATGAACGTGCCCTCCGACTACAGCTTCCCGGATCTGGACGCGGACAAGGACATCGCCATCATCTCGCCCGGCAATGTGGAGGACATGTGCCGCCTGCCCGCCTTTTTCCGCGAGCACGGCGTGCCCTATATCTTCGACCCGGGCCAGCAGCTCCCCGTGCTCTCGGGCAGCGACCTCCGGGCGGCCATCGAGGGCTCCTTCGCCTGCATCACCAATGATTACGAACTGAACATGATCTGCAAGGCCACGGGCATGAGCGAGGACGAACTGCTCGGCCGCACCCTGTGGCTCGTGACCACCCTCGGCGCCGCGGGCTGCCGCGTGCGCGGCGCGGACGGCACGGACGTGCGCGTGGCCTCGGTGCCCGTGGAGCGCGTGGTGGACCCCACGGGCGCGGGCGATGCCCAGCGCGCGGGCCTCATCAAGGGGCTGGCCGCCGGGCTTGCCATGCCCGAGGCCGCGCGCCTCGGCTCCGTGAGCGCGAGCTTCGCCATCGAGCGCATGGGTACGCAGGAGCACCGCTACACGCCGCGCGAGTTCCAAAAGCGCTATGAGGCGGCTTTCGGCGCGTGGCCCGCGGAGCTCATCGTCGCCTGGTAG
- a CDS encoding sirohydrochlorin cobaltochelatase: MSCARSFPPRLFAFPPVAALVGALFLCLSLAAPAGAADKAPREGILLVAFGTSVPEAEAAFKATDKAFKAAWPDSPVVWAYTSQIIRKKLAKEGRPVGGIAAGLAQLARDGVDVVRVQSLHVMAGEEFAALARAVLLDVAKHPGRFKAVYLGRPLLESRADAQDVAKDVLGALAGRRQPGDALVLMGHGQEKGRADLVLEGTRSAFQASDPLVFIATVEGSRSFDELLAELRAHKVRRVWLQPLMLVAGDHARNDLAGEEEDSWASRLRAAGFEVEANLVGLGEVPGIAERFVEHARESKDDLTREPRKE; the protein is encoded by the coding sequence ATGTCTTGTGCCCGTTCCTTCCCGCCCCGCCTTTTTGCCTTTCCGCCCGTCGCAGCCCTTGTGGGCGCCCTGTTCCTCTGCCTGAGCCTCGCCGCGCCGGCCGGCGCCGCTGACAAGGCCCCGCGTGAGGGCATCCTGCTCGTGGCCTTCGGCACCAGCGTGCCCGAGGCCGAAGCCGCCTTCAAGGCCACGGACAAGGCCTTCAAGGCCGCATGGCCCGACTCGCCGGTGGTCTGGGCCTATACCTCGCAGATCATCCGCAAGAAGCTCGCCAAAGAGGGGCGCCCGGTGGGCGGCATCGCCGCCGGCCTTGCCCAGCTTGCGCGCGACGGCGTGGATGTCGTGCGCGTGCAGTCGCTGCATGTCATGGCCGGGGAGGAATTCGCGGCGCTGGCGCGGGCCGTGCTGCTGGATGTGGCCAAGCATCCCGGCCGCTTCAAGGCCGTCTATCTGGGGCGCCCGCTGCTGGAATCGCGCGCCGACGCGCAGGATGTGGCCAAGGACGTGCTCGGGGCGCTGGCCGGCCGGCGCCAGCCGGGCGACGCGCTGGTGCTCATGGGCCACGGGCAGGAGAAAGGCCGCGCCGACCTTGTGCTGGAGGGCACGCGCTCCGCCTTCCAGGCGAGCGACCCGCTGGTCTTCATCGCCACCGTGGAGGGCAGCCGCAGCTTTGACGAGCTTCTGGCCGAGCTGCGCGCGCACAAGGTGCGCCGCGTGTGGCTCCAGCCGCTGATGCTGGTGGCGGGCGACCATGCCCGCAACGACCTTGCCGGGGAGGAGGAAGATTCCTGGGCTTCGCGGCTCAGGGCCGCGGGCTTCGAGGTGGAGGCCAATCTCGTGGGCCTCGGCGAAGTGCCCGGCATTGCGGAGCGCTTTGTGGAGCATGCCAGGGAGAGCAAGGACGACCTCACCCGCGAGCCGAGGAAGGAGTAG
- a CDS encoding HD domain-containing phosphohydrolase — MQTSFTRRQGAPNTMLIVDDDELNRDILSMIFEAEHAILQAENGQQGLDLLAGHEAEVCAILLDVMMPVMDGMAMLERLAERHVPERIPVFLITGESDSEVIKQAYDLGVMDVISKPITPPIVLRRVNSVMELFAARNHLADVVAEQTEELREQNQQLQNLNMGMIEALATATEFRSGESGEHVRRIHDITRLLLEETPLREQFSKEEIRQIALAAILHDVGKISVPDAILNKPARLTPEEFATMQRHTVSGDEMLTQIPQLKGLPFYDYARLIARHHHERWDGKGYPDGLAGDDIPIYAQIVGVADVYDALVSQRVYKPPFEHMDAVDMIVNGRCGAFNPVLMEYFRDIAPAIRDLYARGAHTHTHTQTQTR, encoded by the coding sequence ATGCAAACGTCTTTCACGCGCCGCCAGGGCGCCCCCAATACCATGCTCATCGTGGATGACGACGAGCTGAACCGCGACATCCTCTCCATGATCTTCGAGGCCGAGCACGCCATCCTTCAGGCCGAGAACGGCCAGCAGGGCCTCGACCTGCTCGCCGGCCACGAGGCCGAGGTCTGCGCCATCCTCCTCGATGTGATGATGCCGGTCATGGACGGCATGGCCATGCTGGAGCGGCTGGCCGAACGCCATGTGCCCGAGCGCATCCCGGTCTTCCTCATCACCGGCGAGAGCGACAGCGAGGTCATCAAGCAGGCCTACGACCTCGGGGTCATGGATGTCATCTCCAAGCCCATCACGCCGCCCATCGTGCTTCGGCGCGTCAATTCGGTCATGGAGCTCTTCGCCGCGCGCAACCACCTCGCCGACGTGGTGGCCGAGCAGACCGAGGAACTGCGCGAGCAGAACCAGCAGCTCCAGAACCTCAACATGGGCATGATCGAGGCCCTGGCCACGGCCACGGAGTTCCGCAGCGGGGAGTCCGGCGAGCATGTGCGCCGCATCCATGACATCACGCGCCTGCTGCTCGAGGAGACCCCCCTGCGCGAGCAGTTTTCCAAGGAGGAGATCCGCCAGATCGCGCTCGCGGCCATCCTGCACGACGTGGGCAAGATCTCCGTGCCGGACGCCATCCTCAACAAGCCCGCAAGGCTCACGCCCGAAGAGTTCGCCACCATGCAGCGGCACACGGTGAGCGGCGACGAGATGCTGACCCAGATCCCGCAGCTCAAGGGCCTGCCCTTCTACGATTACGCGAGGCTCATCGCGCGCCACCACCACGAGCGCTGGGACGGCAAGGGCTACCCCGACGGCCTCGCCGGGGACGACATCCCCATCTACGCGCAGATCGTGGGCGTGGCCGACGTGTACGACGCCCTGGTGAGCCAGCGCGTCTACAAGCCGCCCTTCGAGCACATGGACGCGGTGGACATGATCGTCAACGGCCGCTGCGGGGCCTTCAACCCCGTGCTCATGGAATATTTCCGCGACATCGCGCCCGCCATCCGCGACCTGTATGCGCGCGGCGCGCATACGCACACCCATACACAGACCCAGACAAGGTGA
- a CDS encoding response regulator, whose translation MTHSHPRASAPLRKWLLPFLYCVTVAYMAFTALALHRLGAITDLLYQYPFIVSGEATQLRTRLGELSRSLPLFVGRPGVGAAEINSFLAGQARVGDEAIARIRDKFRGNESQLTALVEALAELRHVRRDFVAASVGKDDPEEVERDYARIVLPRFRMVDTILREITAGAEARALALVEDMNRIRNAAVLVTFVVGVMILLLIMYTHRLESARMAEVAYQERLFRLLGENIDEVFLIADGAGALDYVSVNSGRILGIPAAELREEPERLYGLFEAPVAEWLKGLVLQFHSRHPSEQDVTLYPGEDAAMELRLPSGGRFFKVRVYPIWVGDTFQRTILVLNDQTEAIRSRQALNDALQNARAANSAKSSFLSHMSHEIRTPMNAIIGMTTIALSHMDNPARVEDCLGKIALSSRHLLGLINDVLDMAKIEEGKLSINREPFDLKESLRSLATLVMPQVEARGLNFDILVHDEVPEHLVGDALRLNQILLNLLSNSIKFTPSGGTVALTVCEVMARDTSVRLQFVVRDTGIGMNREALERLYRPFEQASAATAARFGGTGLGMAITQNLITLLGGTIQVESEEGKGTEFTVELPFRVAEGAAEGERCELGPLRVLVVDDDQGTCEHADLLLDKMGMTVSWTLNGNDALRVLHEAHDKGEDFDICVIDWKMPEMDGKELARRIRAEIGASHIILILASAYDYSVIEEEARAVGVDAFIPKPFFASSLYHTLCTVTRRAAARGDAPQALAGEAQAAVAPAGDATRQTAPAPGPAPEAPAEKGGMGRFDFSDCRLLLAEDNEFNQEIACEFLDMVGATVDVAANGREAVEKFQASAPGTYACILMDVQMPEMDGHEATRAIRALPRPDAQTVPILAMTANAFDDDVTAALAAGMDGHLAKPLDVQAMYRLMEEKIRGGRRPAPETAA comes from the coding sequence TTGACGCATAGCCATCCCCGGGCCTCCGCGCCCCTGCGCAAGTGGCTTCTGCCCTTTCTCTATTGCGTCACCGTGGCCTATATGGCCTTCACCGCCCTTGCGCTGCACCGCCTGGGCGCCATCACCGACCTGCTCTACCAGTATCCGTTCATCGTTTCGGGCGAGGCCACGCAACTGCGCACGCGCCTTGGTGAGCTCAGCCGCTCGCTCCCGCTCTTCGTGGGGCGCCCCGGCGTGGGCGCGGCCGAGATCAACTCCTTCCTGGCCGGGCAGGCGCGCGTCGGCGACGAGGCCATCGCGCGCATCCGCGACAAGTTCCGCGGCAACGAGAGCCAGCTCACCGCGCTTGTGGAGGCGCTTGCGGAATTGCGCCACGTGCGCCGCGACTTCGTGGCCGCCAGTGTGGGCAAGGACGACCCCGAGGAGGTGGAGCGCGACTACGCCCGCATCGTGCTGCCGCGCTTCCGCATGGTGGACACCATCCTCCGGGAGATCACCGCCGGCGCCGAGGCGCGCGCCCTGGCCCTCGTGGAGGACATGAACCGCATCCGCAATGCTGCTGTTCTCGTCACCTTCGTGGTGGGCGTGATGATCCTTTTGCTCATCATGTACACCCACCGCCTCGAAAGCGCGCGCATGGCCGAGGTGGCCTACCAGGAGCGGCTCTTCCGGCTGCTCGGCGAGAATATCGACGAGGTCTTCCTCATTGCGGACGGCGCGGGCGCCCTCGACTATGTGAGCGTCAACAGCGGGCGCATCCTCGGCATCCCGGCCGCCGAATTGCGGGAGGAGCCGGAGCGGCTCTACGGCCTCTTCGAGGCGCCCGTGGCCGAGTGGCTCAAGGGGCTGGTGCTCCAGTTCCACAGCCGCCACCCCTCGGAGCAGGATGTCACCCTCTACCCCGGGGAAGACGCGGCCATGGAGCTCAGGCTCCCCTCGGGCGGCCGCTTCTTCAAGGTGCGCGTCTATCCCATCTGGGTGGGCGACACCTTCCAGCGCACCATCCTCGTGCTCAACGACCAGACCGAGGCCATCCGAAGCCGGCAGGCGCTCAACGACGCGCTCCAGAACGCGCGCGCGGCCAATTCCGCCAAGAGCAGCTTCCTCTCGCACATGAGCCACGAGATCCGCACGCCCATGAACGCCATCATCGGCATGACCACCATCGCGCTCAGCCACATGGACAACCCCGCGCGCGTGGAGGACTGCCTCGGCAAGATCGCGCTCTCGTCGCGCCACCTGCTGGGCCTGATCAACGATGTGCTCGACATGGCCAAGATCGAGGAAGGCAAGCTCTCCATCAACCGCGAGCCCTTCGACCTCAAGGAGTCGCTGCGCTCGCTCGCCACCCTCGTCATGCCGCAGGTGGAGGCGCGCGGCCTCAATTTCGACATCCTCGTGCACGACGAAGTGCCCGAACACCTTGTGGGCGACGCGCTCAGGCTCAACCAGATCCTCCTCAACCTGCTGTCCAACTCCATCAAGTTCACGCCGTCCGGCGGCACGGTGGCGCTCACGGTGTGCGAGGTCATGGCCCGCGACACGTCGGTGCGCCTCCAGTTCGTCGTGCGCGACACGGGCATCGGCATGAACCGCGAGGCCCTTGAGCGCCTGTACCGGCCCTTCGAGCAGGCCTCGGCGGCGACGGCGGCCCGCTTCGGCGGCACGGGCCTCGGCATGGCCATCACGCAGAACCTCATCACCCTGCTCGGCGGCACCATCCAGGTGGAGAGCGAGGAGGGCAAGGGCACGGAATTCACCGTGGAGCTGCCCTTCCGCGTGGCGGAAGGCGCCGCCGAGGGCGAGCGCTGCGAGCTCGGCCCCTTGCGCGTGCTGGTGGTGGACGACGACCAGGGCACCTGCGAGCACGCCGACCTTTTGCTCGACAAGATGGGCATGACCGTGAGCTGGACGCTCAACGGAAACGACGCCCTGCGCGTGCTCCACGAGGCGCATGACAAGGGCGAGGACTTCGACATCTGCGTCATCGACTGGAAAATGCCGGAGATGGACGGCAAGGAGCTGGCCCGCCGCATCCGCGCGGAGATCGGGGCCTCGCACATCATCCTCATTCTCGCCTCGGCCTACGATTACAGCGTCATCGAGGAGGAGGCCCGCGCCGTGGGCGTGGACGCCTTCATCCCCAAGCCCTTCTTCGCCTCCAGCCTTTACCACACCCTGTGCACGGTGACGCGCCGCGCGGCCGCGCGCGGGGACGCCCCCCAGGCTCTTGCCGGGGAGGCGCAGGCGGCCGTAGCCCCCGCCGGAGACGCCACCCGGCAGACAGCGCCGGCCCCCGGTCCGGCCCCGGAGGCGCCCGCGGAAAAGGGCGGCATGGGCCGCTTCGATTTCAGCGATTGCCGCCTCCTGCTCGCCGAGGACAACGAGTTCAACCAGGAAATCGCCTGCGAATTTCTCGACATGGTGGGCGCCACGGTGGACGTGGCCGCCAACGGCCGCGAGGCCGTGGAGAAGTTCCAGGCTTCGGCGCCGGGCACCTATGCCTGCATCCTCATGGACGTGCAGATGCCCGAGATGGACGGCCACGAGGCCACCCGCGCCATCCGCGCGCTCCCCCGGCCGGACGCGCAGACCGTCCCCATCCTCGCCATGACGGCCAACGCCTTTGACGACGATGTGACCGCGGCGCTCGCCGCCGGCATGGACGGCCACCTCGCCAAGCCGCTGGACGTGCAGGCCATGTACCGGCTCATGGAAGAAAAGATCCGCGGCGGCAGGAGGCCGGCCCCGGAGACGGCGGCATGA
- a CDS encoding Hpt domain-containing protein translates to MDATRKERLKAAGINVDGALERFMGNAGMLERYFGRFLEEKSYAALAAAVAADDAAAAAAAVHTLKSVCGSIGCDHMQALAVAQEAKMRAGDWPGAKDMMPELQEEYDRVCAVLRG, encoded by the coding sequence ATGGATGCGACTCGCAAGGAGCGGCTCAAGGCCGCGGGGATCAATGTGGACGGCGCGCTCGAGCGCTTCATGGGCAATGCCGGCATGCTCGAGCGCTATTTCGGCCGCTTTCTCGAGGAAAAGAGCTATGCGGCCCTGGCCGCGGCAGTGGCCGCTGACGACGCGGCTGCCGCCGCCGCGGCCGTGCACACGCTCAAGAGCGTCTGCGGCAGCATCGGCTGCGACCACATGCAGGCGCTGGCCGTAGCCCAGGAGGCCAAGATGCGCGCGGGCGACTGGCCCGGCGCCAAGGACATGATGCCCGAGCTTCAGGAAGAATACGACCGCGTCTGCGCCGTGCTCCGGGGCTGA
- a CDS encoding DUF362 domain-containing protein: MLSAPPPSAPAVPVGLLRCASYEAPVVREAVFRVLDASGLAVAPGGRVLVKPNLLMAKPLACTHPQVVAAACAWLLGHGARVEVADSPGFGRAVSVAEAIGLTAALRPLGLAVAPRDRAARVELKLPDGTRLPFRVSRRALEADLVLSAAKVKAHSQMELTLAVKNCFGCVPGLRKALVHAREGREPALFADALAALWAALPPVAALADGVTAMHVTGPSRGEPFALGLVGASVSAPALDTALRELLGAPIPPLEAALGRRAAAGDAAARPEAAYPLLSPGECRVKGFIVPATLKHTSFRPGRLVKSLCRRVWAVLRG; the protein is encoded by the coding sequence ATGCTGTCCGCTCCCCCTCCTTCCGCCCCCGCCGTTCCCGTGGGCCTGCTCCGCTGCGCAAGCTATGAGGCGCCCGTGGTGCGCGAGGCGGTGTTCCGCGTGCTGGACGCCTCGGGCCTGGCCGTAGCCCCGGGCGGCCGCGTGCTCGTCAAGCCCAATCTGCTCATGGCCAAGCCGCTCGCCTGCACGCATCCGCAGGTGGTGGCCGCGGCCTGCGCATGGCTGCTCGGGCATGGCGCCCGCGTGGAGGTGGCGGATTCGCCGGGCTTTGGCCGCGCCGTCTCCGTGGCCGAGGCCATCGGCCTCACCGCGGCCTTGCGGCCCCTGGGCCTCGCCGTGGCGCCCCGTGACAGGGCCGCGCGCGTGGAGCTCAAACTGCCGGACGGGACACGGCTACCCTTCCGGGTCTCGCGCCGGGCGCTGGAGGCCGACCTTGTGCTCTCCGCGGCCAAGGTCAAGGCGCACAGCCAGATGGAACTGACGCTCGCGGTCAAGAACTGCTTCGGCTGCGTGCCGGGCCTGCGCAAGGCGCTCGTGCATGCGCGCGAGGGGCGCGAGCCGGCGCTCTTTGCCGACGCCCTGGCCGCGCTCTGGGCGGCGCTGCCCCCGGTGGCGGCGCTTGCCGACGGCGTCACGGCCATGCACGTCACCGGGCCTTCCCGGGGCGAGCCCTTCGCCCTCGGCCTCGTGGGCGCGAGCGTATCCGCGCCCGCGCTGGATACGGCCCTGCGCGAGCTTTTGGGCGCGCCGATACCACCGCTGGAAGCGGCCCTCGGGCGTCGCGCCGCGGCCGGGGACGCGGCCGCCCGGCCGGAAGCCGCCTATCCACTCCTAAGCCCTGGCGAGTGCCGCGTGAAGGGCTTCATCGTGCCCGCCACGCTCAAGCACACATCCTTCAGGCCCGGACGCCTCGTCAAGAGCCTCTGCCGCCGCGTCTGGGCGGTGTTGCGGGGGTGA
- the cutA gene encoding divalent cation tolerance protein CutA: MSGPEGVAGTAPEVLLAYVTVPDEAGDGEAAFALARLLVERGLAAGVNVVDGARSVYRWQGEVREARERILFAQVAAPAFEAFCAAVAAAHPHVVPCVLGLPVAAGHAPFVRWIGGNSTGPKP; encoded by the coding sequence ATGAGCGGCCCGGAAGGCGTGGCTGGAACCGCGCCCGAGGTGCTGCTCGCGTATGTGACCGTGCCGGACGAGGCCGGCGACGGCGAGGCGGCCTTCGCCCTGGCCAGGCTTCTGGTGGAACGCGGGCTTGCCGCGGGCGTCAACGTGGTGGACGGCGCGCGCTCGGTCTACCGCTGGCAGGGCGAGGTTCGCGAGGCGCGGGAGCGCATCCTGTTCGCGCAGGTGGCGGCCCCGGCCTTCGAGGCTTTTTGCGCGGCGGTCGCGGCGGCGCATCCGCATGTGGTGCCCTGCGTGCTCGGGCTGCCTGTGGCGGCCGGGCACGCGCCCTTCGTGCGCTGGATCGGCGGGAACAGCACAGGCCCCAAGCCCTGA
- a CDS encoding NFACT RNA binding domain-containing protein translates to MDAHLFRRFCEAAEPRLLGNRIEKLQEAGPGLLVLSLYGNGQKRQFCLRHDRKEPFCFFAASRLTAGAAPPAAVMRLRKYAVGRRIAAMVAQFWQRRLWLLLAGNPEKEGGALPAGFALWLLLDLREGASLHFQPPEGDERAASAFPLPPVPDAPQWPGPAQLQDALGHWRDWPVLTPALRRSLAHMEEPDQWALMEDLRAGGGDVFLYTDAGAGETGSAPVLAVSAWPLPPELGKGLVEEAGEDVLALTERAAASLVLGRLAEAGEAERAKPVHRRLRKVGKLLEKLDEEERRLKAMTSRQADALALSANLWRWQADARAEWVEVPDETGGDGEPRRIRLDARHDIRANMERLFHAAKRGKRGLEMLEPRRAALLEEAENLRQALGEGGEALPAAAGEGATAPAAPVAARILPRELPKRVQAFVSEDGFLLLRGRDARGNQALLRKAAPGDIWLHAEGAPGAHVLIRRAHAGQEVPERTLEQAGCLAASKSWRRDAASARILYAEARHVRPLRGAAPGTVRMDKIFATREVALDPELESRLAHS, encoded by the coding sequence ATGGACGCCCATCTCTTCCGCCGCTTTTGCGAGGCAGCCGAGCCGCGGCTCCTCGGGAACCGCATCGAGAAACTGCAGGAGGCCGGCCCGGGCCTGCTTGTCCTGAGCCTCTACGGCAACGGGCAAAAGCGCCAGTTCTGCCTGCGCCATGACCGCAAGGAGCCGTTCTGCTTTTTCGCGGCCTCCCGCCTCACGGCCGGGGCCGCGCCCCCGGCCGCCGTCATGCGCCTGCGCAAGTATGCGGTGGGGCGGCGCATCGCGGCCATGGTGGCGCAATTCTGGCAGCGCCGGCTCTGGCTCCTGCTTGCCGGCAACCCGGAAAAGGAAGGCGGCGCGCTCCCGGCCGGCTTTGCCCTCTGGCTTTTGCTCGACCTGCGCGAGGGCGCGAGCCTCCACTTCCAGCCGCCGGAAGGCGACGAACGCGCCGCCTCCGCCTTCCCCCTGCCACCCGTGCCGGACGCGCCGCAATGGCCCGGCCCCGCGCAGCTTCAGGACGCGCTCGGCCACTGGCGGGACTGGCCCGTACTCACCCCGGCCCTGCGCCGCAGCCTCGCGCACATGGAAGAACCCGACCAGTGGGCGCTCATGGAGGACCTGCGCGCCGGCGGCGGGGACGTGTTCCTGTACACGGACGCCGGGGCCGGCGAAACGGGCTCCGCGCCCGTGCTCGCGGTCTCGGCGTGGCCCCTGCCTCCCGAACTCGGAAAAGGATTGGTTGAGGAGGCGGGCGAAGATGTGCTCGCCCTCACCGAGCGGGCGGCAGCCTCGCTGGTGCTGGGGCGCCTCGCCGAGGCCGGCGAGGCCGAGCGCGCGAAGCCCGTGCACCGGCGTTTGCGCAAGGTGGGGAAGCTGCTGGAAAAACTCGACGAGGAGGAGCGGCGGCTCAAGGCCATGACGAGCCGGCAGGCGGACGCGCTGGCGCTCTCGGCAAACCTCTGGCGCTGGCAGGCGGACGCGCGCGCCGAATGGGTGGAAGTGCCGGACGAAACGGGCGGGGACGGCGAGCCGCGCCGCATCCGGCTGGACGCGCGCCATGACATCCGCGCCAATATGGAGCGGCTCTTCCATGCCGCCAAGCGGGGCAAGCGCGGGCTCGAAATGCTTGAACCCCGGCGCGCGGCCCTGCTGGAGGAGGCTGAAAACCTGAGGCAGGCTCTTGGCGAGGGGGGCGAGGCGCTCCCCGCTGCCGCTGGCGAGGGTGCCACCGCCCCCGCCGCTCCTGTGGCGGCGCGAATCCTCCCGCGCGAACTGCCCAAGCGGGTGCAGGCCTTTGTCAGTGAGGACGGCTTTTTGCTTTTGCGCGGCCGCGACGCCCGGGGCAACCAGGCCCTCTTGCGCAAGGCCGCGCCCGGGGACATCTGGCTGCACGCCGAGGGCGCCCCGGGCGCGCATGTGCTCATCCGGCGCGCCCATGCCGGGCAGGAGGTGCCGGAGCGCACGCTGGAACAGGCCGGATGCCTTGCGGCCAGCAAGAGCTGGCGGCGCGACGCGGCGAGCGCGCGCATCCTCTATGCCGAGGCGCGCCATGTGCGCCCCCTGCGCGGGGCCGCGCCCGGCACGGTGCGCATGGACAAGATCTTCGCCACGCGCGAGGTGGCCCTAGACCCGGAACTGGAATCGCGCCTCGCCCACTCCTGA